A single genomic interval of Geotrypetes seraphini chromosome 1, aGeoSer1.1, whole genome shotgun sequence harbors:
- the TIFA gene encoding TRAF-interacting protein with FHA domain-containing protein A, with translation MSSFEKTETEETVNCLLMKVYHPFQAEKRVFHAIPLFKKDRFKTDEVIKFGRDNGSCRYVLSDARVSRIQFALQLFRHPDSSELCFEIKNLSRRTKLLLNNMELDYLNKTELPRKCILRFGEFQILVEREDGESLDYFETCFELAQRSLLQEMLFVPLLQPIPENGVSQSEISLTLSSKTLTPIEVDENEEVDIKEEDANFNHLKS, from the coding sequence ATGTCCAGTTTTGAAAAGACTGAGACTGAGGAGACAGTAAATTGCCTGCTTATGAAGGTTTATCATCCTTTCCAAGCAGAAAAACGAGTCTTTCATGCCATTCCCCTTTTCAAAAAGGACAGGTTCAAGACAGATGAAGTGATTAAGTTTGGCCGTGACAATGGTAGCTGTAGATACGTCCTGTCGGATGCCCGAGTTTCTCGGATCCAGTTTGCCTTGCAACTGTTCAGACACCCTGACAGTTCTGAGCTCTGCTTCGAGATCAAGAACTTGAGCAGAAGAACCAAACTTCTTTTGAACAACATGGAATTGGACTACCTCAATAAAACTGAGCTGCCACGCAAATGTATACTGCGCTTTGGGGAGTTCCAGATCTTGGTAGAGAGGGAAGATGGGGAGTCGCTTGATTATTTTGAAACCTGCTTTGAGCTGGCTCAACGATCTCTGTTGCAGGAAATGCTGTTTGTGCCATTGCTGCAGCCCATACCTGAAAATGGAGTCAGCCAGTCTGAAATATCACTAACCTTGTCATCTAAGACTCTCACTCCAATAGAAGTGGATGAAAATGAAGAAGTGGACATAAAGGAAGAAGATGCTAACTTCAACCATTTAAAATCATAA